Proteins encoded within one genomic window of Misgurnus anguillicaudatus chromosome 18, ASM2758022v2, whole genome shotgun sequence:
- the taar10b gene encoding trace amine-associated receptor 10b, which yields MEIQINISQNDKLEKTFLCFEFSNNSCQKLLYPLETRILLYILFTLCSIITIIGNILVIITVIHFKQLHTPTNYLILSLAVSDLLVGGVVMPPSMLRSVETCWYLGDLFCKIHSSLDVTLCTASILNLCIIALDRYYAICHPLQYHSKMTSLTTLVMIIICWTLSVALGFGIIFLELNILGIEDFYYEHIDCDGRCMVFQSKVIATVMSLICFYIPAFVMLCVYLKILHVAQRQVQAIQTLNSQLKTERKATKTLAIIMGVFLTFWIPFFLCNLIDPFIGYSVPPLLFDLFLWVGYYNSTCNPIVYAFFYSWFRHAFRIILSGRIFQMNSSKTILL from the coding sequence ATGGAAATCCAAATCAACATCAGCCAaaatgacaagttggaaaagaCTTTTCTTTGTTTTGAGTTCAGTAACAACTCTTGCCAGAAGCTTCTATATCCTTTGGAAACTCGAATATTACTCTACATACTTTTCACGTTGTGCTCAATCATCACTATTATAGGAAACATATTGGTGATCATAACAGTCATTCATTTTAAGCAGCTCCACACACCAACCAACTACCTCATCTTATCTCTGGCCGTATCGGATCTGCTGGTAGGGGGAGTCGTGATGCCTCCCAGTATGCTGCGCTCGGTTGAGACCTGCTGGTATCTGGGAGATTTATTCTGTAAAATACACAGCAGTCTGGATGTGACCCTGTGCACCGCTTCAATTCTGAATCTCTGTATTATTGCTTTAGACAGATATTATGCCATATGTCATCCCTTACAATATCACAGTAAAATGACCTCACTCACTACTCTAGTTATGATTATAATTTGCTGGACTCTTTCAGTGGCTTTGGGTTTCGGGATAATATTCCTGGAGCTTAACATTCTTGGCATTGAAGATTTTTACTATGAGCACATTGACTGTGATGGAAGATGCATGGTGTTTCAAAGTAAAGTAATAGCTACAGTAATGTCATTAATCTGTTTTTACATCCCTGCTTTTGTAATGCTCTGTGTGTACCTGAAAATATTACATGTAGCACAAAGACAAGTGCAGGCCATTCAGACCCTTAACAGTCAattaaaaacagaaagaaaagcTACGAAGACTTTAGCCATCATCATGGGTGTGTTTCTGACTTTCTGGATTCCCTTTTTTCTTTGTAATCTTATTGATCCTTTTATTGGATACTCTGTACCACCACTGTTGTTTGATTTGTTCCTTTGGGTTGGGTACTATAACTCCACCTGTAATCCTATAGTATACGCTTTCTTTTACAGCTGGTTCAGACATGCATTCAGAATTATTTTATCTGGAAGAATATTTCAGATGAATTCTTCAAAAACAATACTGTtgtaa
- the LOC141350359 gene encoding trace amine-associated receptor 1-like, whose protein sequence is MEFQINISQNDKLEKTFLCFEFSNNSCQKLFYPLETRILLYILFSISSIITIIGNLLVIITVIHFKQLQTPTNYLILSLAVADLLVGGVVMPPSMLRSVETCWYLGDLFCKIHSSLDVTLCTASILNLCIIALDRYYAICHPLQYHSKMTSLTTLVLIIICWTLSVTFGFGMIFLNPNIPGTKDFYLDCDGGCMIFQSKEIITVMALICFYIPAFVMLCVYLKILHVAQRQVQAIQSINIQLKTERKATKTLVIIMGVFLTFWIPYFICTTIDPFIGYSVPPMLYDLFIWVAYYNSTCNPMIYAFFYSWFRHAFKIILSGRIFQTNSSRTILL, encoded by the coding sequence ATGGAATTCCAAATCAACATCAGCCAaaatgacaagttggaaaagaCTTTTCTTTGTTTTGAGTTCAGTAACAACTCTTGCCAGAAGCTTTTCTACCCTTTGGAAACTCGGATATTACTCTACATACTTTTCAGCATCTCCTCAATCATCACTATTATAGGAAACCTATTGGTGATTATCACTGTTATTCATTTTAAGCAGCTCCAAACCCCAACCAACTACCTCATCTTATCTCTGGCCGTAGCCGATCTGCTGGTAGGGGGAGTCGTGATGCCTCCCAGTATGCTGCGCTCGGTTGAGACCTGCTGGTATCTGGGAGATTTATTCTGTAAAATACACAGCAGTCTGGATGTGACCCTGTGCACCGCTTCAATTCTGAATCTCTGTATTATTGCTTTAGACAGATATTACGCCATATGTCATCCCTTACAATATCACAGTAAAATGACCTCACTCACTACTCTAGTACTGATTATAATTTGCTGGACTCTTTCAGTGACTTTCGGTTTTGGCATGATATTCCTGAATCCAAACATTCCTGGCACTAAAGATTTTTACTTGGACTGTGATGGAGGATGCATGATATTTCAAAGTAAAGAAATAATCACAGTAATGGCACTGATCTGTTTTTATATCCCTGCTTTTGTCATGCTCTGTGTGTACCTGAAAATCTTACATGTTGCACAAAGACAAGTGCAGGCCATTCAGAGCATTAACATTCAattaaaaacagaaagaaaagcTACGAAGACTTTAGTCATCATCATGGGTGTGTTTCTGACTTTCTGGATTCCCTATTTTATTTGTACTACAATTGATCCTTTTATTGGATACTCTGTACCACCAATGTTGTATGATTTGTTCATTTGGGTTGCGTACTATAACTCCACCTGTAATCCTATGATATATGCTTTCTTTTACAGCTGGTTCAGACATGcgttcaaaattattttatctGGAAGAATATTTCAGACGAATTCTTCAAGAACAATACTGCtgtaa
- the LOC129429770 gene encoding trace amine-associated receptor 1-like — MEIRINISQNEKSFLCFEFSNNSCQKLFYPLETRILLYILFSVSSIITIIGNLLVIITVIHFKQLQTPTNYLILSLAVADLLVGGVVMPPSMLRSVETCWYLGDLFCKIHSSLDVTLCTASILNLCIIALDRYYAICHPLQYHSKMTSLTTLVLIIICWTLSVTFGFCMIFLNPNIPGTKDFYLDCDGRCMIFQSKEIITVMSLICFYIPAFVMLCVYLKILHVAQRQAQAIQSINSQLKTERKATKTLAIIMGVFLTFWIPFFLCNIIDPFIGYSVPPMLFDLFMWIAYYNSTCNPMIYAFFYSWFRHAFKIILSGRIFQTNSSRTILL, encoded by the coding sequence ATGGAAATCCGAATCAACATCAGCCAAAATGAAAAgagttttctttgttttgagTTCAGTAACAACTCTTGCCAGAAGCTTTTCTACCCTTTGGAAACCCGAATATTACTCTACATACTTTTCAGCGTCTCCTCAATTATCACTATTATAGGAAACCTATTGGTGATCATAACAGTCATTCATTTTAAGCAGCTCCAAACACCAACCAACTACCTCATCTTATCTCTGGCCGTAGCCGATCTGCTGGTAGGGGGAGTTGTGATGCCTCCCAGTATGCTGCGCTCGGTTGAGACCTGCTGGTATCTGGGAGATTTATTCTGTAAAATACACAGCAGTCTGGATGTGACCCTGTGCACCGCTTCAATTCTGAATCTCTGTATTATTGCTTTAGACAGATATTACGCCATATGTCATCCCTTACAATATCACAGTAAAATGACCTCACTCACTACTCTAGTACTGATTATAATTTGCTGGACTCTTTCAGTGACTTTCGGTTTCTGCATGATATTCCTGAATCCAAACATTCCTGGCACTAAAGATTTTTACTTGGACTGTGATGGAAGATGCATGATATTTCAAAGTAAAGAAATAATCACAGTAATGTCATTGATCTGTTTTTACATCCCTGCTTTTGTAATGCTCTGTGTGTACCTGAAAATATTACATGTAGCACAAAGACAAGCGCAGGCCATTCAGAGCATTAACAGTCAattaaaaacagaaagaaaagcTACGAAGACTTTAGCCATCATCATGGGTGTGTTTCTGACTTTCTGGATTCCCTTTTTTCTTTGTAATATTATTGATCCATTTATTGGATACTCTGTACCACCAATGTTGTTTGATTTGTTCATGTGGATTGCGTACTATAACTCCACCTGTAATCCTATGATATATGCTTTCTTTTACAGCTGGTTCAGACATGctttcaaaataattttatcTGGAAGAATATTTCAGACTAATTCTTCAAGAACAATACTgctgtaa
- the LOC129430007 gene encoding trace amine-associated receptor 1-like has protein sequence MDIKINISQNVKLEKSILCFEFSNNSCQKLFYPLETRILLYILFSVSSIITIIGNLLVIITVIHFKQLHTPTNYLILSLAVSDLLVGGVVMPPSMLRSVETCWYLGDLFCKIHSSLDVTLCTASILNLCIIALDRYYAICHPLQYHSKMSSLTTLVMIIICWTLSVALGFGMIFLELNILGIEDFYYENIDCDGACMVFQSKAGASVFSLFCFYIPAFVMLCVYLKILHAAQKQVLAIQTVNSQLKTERKATKTLAIIMGVFLTFWIPFFLCNIIDPFIGYSVPPLLFDLFLWVGYYNSTCNPIVYAFFYSWFRHAFKIILSKGVFQTDSSRIILL, from the coding sequence ATGGACATcaaaatcaacatcagccaAAATGTCAAGTTGGAAAAGTCTATTCTTTGTTTTGAGTTCAGTAACAACTCTTGCCAGAAGCTTTTTTACCCGTTGGAAACCCGAATATTACTCTACATACTTTTCAGCGTCTCCTCAATCATCACTATTATAGGAAACCTATTGGTGATTATCACTGTTATTCATTTTAAGCAGCTTCACACACCAACCAACTACCTCATCTTATCTCTGGCCGTATCGGATCTGCTGGTAGGGGGAGTCGTGATGCCTCCCAGTATGCTGCGCTCGGTTGAGACCTGCTGGTATCTGGGAGATTTATTCTGTAAAATACACAGCAGTCTGGATGTGACCCTGTGCACCGCTTCAATTCTGAATCTCTGTATTATCGCTTTAGACAGATATTATGCCATATGTCATCCCTTACAATATCACAGTAAAATGTCCTCACTCACTACTCTAGTTATGATTATAATTTGCTGGACTCTTTCGGTGGCTTTGGGTTTCGGGATGATATTCCTGGAGCTTAACATTCTTGGCATTGAAGATTTTTACTATGAGAACATTGACTGTGATGGGGCTTGTATGGTATTTCAAAGTAAAGCTGGAGCGAGTGTATtctcattgttttgtttttacatcCCTGCTTTTGTCATGCTCTGTGTGTACTTGAAAATCTTACATGCAGCACAAAAACAAGTGCTGGCAATCCAGACCGTTAACAGTCAattaaaaacagaaagaaaagcCACAAAGACTTTAGCCATCATTATGGGTGTGTTTTTGACTTTTTGGATTCCCTTTTTTCTTTGCAATATTATTGATCCCTTCATTGGATACTCTGTACCACCACTGTTGTTTGATTTGTTCCTTTGGGTTGGGTACTATAACTCCACCTGTAATCCTATAGTATACGCTTTCTTTTACAGCTGGTTCAGACATgctttcaaaattattttatccAAAGGAGTATTTCAAACTGATTCATCAAGAATAATACTGCTGTGA